The following are from one region of the Chloracidobacterium sp. genome:
- a CDS encoding DUF962 domain-containing protein: MPKELQSYSEFWDFYVREHSKPFTRLLHLVGTLLGIALLVFFVVRGQWYFFPLFFVVGYAFAWFAHFVVEKNRPATFKYPFWSFISDFKMIWFMITGRMRAESERVMSIDRG; the protein is encoded by the coding sequence ATGCCGAAAGAATTGCAGAGTTACAGCGAATTTTGGGACTTTTACGTCCGCGAACACTCTAAACCTTTTACGCGTTTGCTGCATCTGGTCGGGACGTTATTGGGCATCGCTCTTTTGGTGTTCTTTGTTGTGCGCGGACAATGGTATTTCTTTCCGCTATTTTTTGTTGTCGGGTATGCCTTTGCGTGGTTCGCTCATTTTGTTGTGGAGAAGAACCGGCCGGCTACCTTCAAATATCCGTTTTGGTCCTTCATAAGCGATTTCAAGATGATCTGGTTCATGATAACAGGCCGAATGCGTGCCGAATCCGAACGGGTCATGAGCATCGACCGGGGATAG
- a CDS encoding DUF1801 domain-containing protein — protein MKTDPLRPDSVTKYIAGFPREFQKELKMIRATIKKAAPEAVESISYQIPAYKLNGKILIYFAGFTKHISVYPAPRQAREFKKELSAYKGGKGTVQFPLDRPIPYDLITRIVRFRSDLILANKEKPAPK, from the coding sequence ATGAAAACAGATCCCTTACGTCCAGACTCGGTAACCAAGTACATCGCCGGCTTTCCGCGTGAGTTTCAGAAAGAATTAAAGATGATCCGTGCGACGATCAAAAAAGCGGCGCCAGAGGCCGTTGAATCGATCAGCTATCAGATTCCCGCGTACAAACTAAATGGAAAGATACTTATATATTTTGCGGGGTTCACGAAACATATAAGTGTTTATCCCGCACCTCGTCAGGCAAGAGAATTCAAAAAAGAACTATCGGCATATAAGGGCGGGAAGGGAACGGTTCAATTTCCGCTCGATCGGCCGATCCCTTACGACCTCATAACACGCATCGTGAGGTTCCGATCGGATCTGATCTTGGCCAATAAAGAAAAGCCCGCTCCGAAATGA
- a CDS encoding peptidyl-prolyl cis-trans isomerase: MLRFISRLEKTRNFVLLAFAILMVASLVFFYAPTRGDLAANLTQSSETAATVSGEYITVGEVARQKENYSRFMQGRPYPARLVLDGLISSRIARVEAARLGLTASDAEVAAEIRRQFKPQDGKPFDQKQYEQSIVEQYGNIAAFEDGVRDDLSASKLRAFISSGVTVSEEEVLKDFQRNNAKFDLSYVVISPADLAKSITPSDADLRDYFEKNKQAYYISVPQKKIRYVFLNTAKIGEKLSITDADLRAEYDKLPEDKKNAGVLGQEIVLRIPKPEFDGQVYEKATTLVERLRKDGPIVSQEAFAEIAKGQSENAVSSVKGGALPGPVRENLNKPDDPYQRLIKMKPGEITEPINYQGRYFILRRGEAVPKPFEDARRELEVGLRNRRAYAAAAEMAKKAVAALRENKDVQKTAQDFSAQANMAVADMVRETAYVKPGDNVDKIGTSPQFEDGIAGLENAMDVGDEIPVPEGFAIPLLVDKKEPRDAEFDEVRARITEIVKVEKARAQIEEIARQIASGSGSPTAIAAAATAKGLKAGESKSFILGSPLGEGPSASTSEQLEDAIYGLRAGEVGKDPIKIGENYYVVGVTNRTEANMEEFAQQRDKLTEEMLLRKRGEVFSDYVAAARQRMESSGSIKIYPDAIAKLDEVSPASPSGFPGM, from the coding sequence ATGTTAAGGTTTATTTCACGTCTTGAGAAGACACGTAATTTCGTTCTTCTCGCATTCGCCATCCTGATGGTGGCGAGCCTTGTTTTCTTTTATGCTCCGACTCGCGGGGACCTTGCCGCCAACCTGACGCAAAGCAGCGAGACGGCGGCAACCGTTTCCGGTGAATATATCACCGTCGGCGAGGTCGCACGGCAAAAAGAGAACTACAGCCGATTTATGCAGGGAAGGCCATATCCGGCAAGGCTTGTGCTCGACGGCCTTATAAGCAGCCGGATAGCCCGTGTTGAGGCTGCTCGGCTCGGACTTACGGCATCTGATGCCGAGGTAGCGGCCGAGATCCGCCGCCAGTTCAAGCCTCAGGACGGCAAACCATTCGACCAGAAACAATACGAACAGAGCATCGTCGAACAGTATGGCAACATCGCCGCATTCGAAGATGGCGTTCGTGATGACCTTAGCGCAAGCAAGCTGCGGGCTTTCATATCCTCTGGGGTCACGGTCTCAGAAGAAGAAGTTCTAAAAGATTTTCAGCGAAACAATGCAAAATTCGACCTTTCATATGTTGTGATAAGCCCGGCCGATCTTGCGAAGTCTATCACGCCTTCGGATGCGGATCTTCGAGATTACTTTGAAAAAAACAAACAGGCTTATTACATCAGCGTTCCGCAAAAGAAGATCCGCTACGTGTTCCTTAACACCGCGAAGATCGGCGAAAAGCTTTCGATCACCGATGCGGACCTGAGGGCGGAATACGACAAACTGCCCGAAGACAAAAAGAACGCTGGCGTTCTGGGTCAGGAGATCGTGCTACGGATACCAAAGCCGGAATTCGATGGCCAGGTTTACGAAAAGGCGACAACATTAGTAGAGCGCCTGAGAAAGGACGGGCCGATCGTTTCGCAGGAAGCATTCGCCGAGATCGCAAAAGGCCAATCGGAAAATGCCGTTAGTTCGGTGAAGGGCGGTGCGTTGCCTGGACCGGTACGTGAGAATCTGAACAAGCCGGACGATCCGTATCAGCGTCTGATCAAAATGAAACCCGGTGAAATAACTGAACCGATAAACTATCAGGGCCGGTATTTCATACTTCGACGCGGCGAGGCAGTGCCGAAACCCTTTGAAGATGCCAGACGCGAACTCGAGGTCGGCCTCCGCAACCGTCGGGCCTACGCAGCGGCTGCCGAAATGGCAAAAAAGGCCGTTGCCGCATTGCGGGAAAACAAGGACGTGCAGAAGACCGCTCAGGACTTTTCAGCTCAGGCGAACATGGCCGTGGCGGATATGGTCCGAGAGACGGCATATGTCAAACCGGGCGACAACGTCGATAAGATCGGCACATCGCCGCAGTTCGAAGACGGTATCGCCGGACTTGAAAATGCGATGGACGTAGGCGACGAGATACCGGTACCGGAGGGTTTTGCAATCCCGCTTCTAGTTGACAAGAAAGAACCGAGAGATGCCGAATTTGATGAGGTCAGAGCGCGGATCACCGAGATCGTGAAGGTTGAAAAGGCTCGCGCGCAGATCGAAGAGATCGCGCGCCAGATCGCTTCCGGTTCCGGATCGCCAACGGCGATCGCCGCAGCGGCGACCGCAAAGGGGCTGAAGGCGGGTGAATCAAAATCCTTCATTCTTGGGTCACCGCTTGGTGAGGGCCCATCGGCTTCGACCAGCGAACAGCTTGAAGATGCGATCTACGGTTTACGCGCGGGCGAAGTAGGCAAGGACCCGATAAAGATAGGTGAAAATTACTATGTGGTCGGCGTCACCAATCGCACGGAGGCGAACATGGAAGAGTTTGCTCAGCAGCGTGACAAGTTGACCGAAGAGATGCTGTTGCGAAAACGCGGTGAGGTCTTTTCGGACTATGTAGCAGCCGCAAGGCAAAGAATGGAATCGTCCGGCAGCATCAAGATCTATCCCGATGCGATCGCAAAGCTCGACGAGGTGTCACCGGCGTCGCCGTCCGGCTTCCCCGGTATGTGA
- a CDS encoding NAD(+)/NADH kinase: MAKAGISNVGIAVKRDHAEALRTAHELSEWLGKRGIKVLGDPYVSPAADSSRHFAGESEGLFGASADLIVVLGGDGTMISTARLIGDAECLVLGVNYGSLGYLTDFRIEEMYEALEAIFAGEYEIDRRVMLTAEHWRGDEMRAKGRVLNDVVINKSALARIIEIEARLNGLFVNSFRADGLIVATPTGSTAYNLSAGGPIVYPSMNAVVLTPICPFTLTNRPIVVPDDAEIELNLQNENEGVVLTLDGQTGYPMHSHDRVIIRKSRTTFNLVQPPNRNYFDVLRNKLKWGR; this comes from the coding sequence ATGGCAAAAGCCGGAATCTCAAATGTCGGTATCGCAGTCAAGCGAGATCATGCCGAAGCGCTCAGGACGGCTCATGAGCTGTCGGAATGGCTCGGCAAGCGCGGCATAAAGGTCCTCGGTGATCCATATGTCAGCCCAGCCGCCGATTCCTCACGCCATTTCGCTGGCGAATCAGAAGGTCTGTTCGGTGCATCTGCTGATCTGATCGTCGTTCTCGGCGGTGACGGAACGATGATCTCGACGGCGCGATTGATCGGCGATGCCGAGTGTCTTGTTCTGGGGGTGAATTACGGCAGTCTTGGCTATTTGACCGATTTCCGGATCGAAGAGATGTACGAAGCGCTCGAGGCGATCTTTGCTGGTGAATATGAGATAGATCGACGAGTGATGCTTACGGCCGAGCATTGGCGGGGCGACGAGATGCGTGCGAAGGGACGCGTGCTTAACGATGTCGTGATAAACAAATCTGCCCTCGCCCGCATCATCGAGATCGAGGCAAGACTCAACGGGCTTTTTGTGAACTCGTTCCGGGCTGATGGATTGATCGTTGCGACTCCGACCGGTTCGACGGCGTATAATCTTTCGGCAGGCGGCCCGATAGTCTATCCGTCAATGAACGCCGTTGTCCTGACTCCGATCTGCCCGTTTACCTTGACCAATCGCCCGATAGTCGTGCCGGACGATGCCGAGATCGAACTAAACCTCCAGAACGAGAACGAAGGTGTCGTTCTGACGCTCGACGGCCAGACGGGCTACCCGATGCATTCTCACGACCGAGTGATCATTCGAAAAAGCCGAACGACATTTAACCTCGTCCAGCCACCGAACCGAAATTACTTTGACGTTTTGAGGAACAAATTGAAGTGGGGCAGGTGA
- a CDS encoding N-acetyltransferase, whose translation MDIKHIEKGGRGAFLIKVDGKRLAEMTYVTAGETGIIIDHTEVDESLRGQKVGDKLLAAAVDHARSKGLKIFATCPFALRKLTNNSEYHDVFSA comes from the coding sequence ATGGATATAAAGCACATCGAAAAAGGCGGACGCGGCGCATTTCTTATAAAGGTAGACGGTAAACGCCTTGCTGAGATGACCTATGTAACCGCCGGCGAGACCGGCATTATCATTGATCATACCGAGGTCGACGAGAGCCTACGCGGCCAGAAGGTCGGCGACAAATTGCTCGCCGCAGCTGTGGATCATGCGCGTTCAAAAGGCCTGAAGATCTTTGCGACCTGCCCATTCGCACTTCGGAAACTAACGAATAACAGCGAATACCACGACGTCTTTTCGGCTTGA
- a CDS encoding menaquinone biosynthesis protein, with protein sequence MNEIDMPRIAASSYSNTAPLVWSFLYGSQHGRVELILDNAPARSAELLSQDRVDAALVPVIASQFIDGVRLIPDVCVGAAKSVRSVCIATKGCELEDVRTVSLDVSSRTSVLLTKIIFREFLGFEPEWREARPNIDAMLTESDAALLIGDPALSIVVAGHSGKGSDREVTIRTFDLAELWHRYTGNGFVFAMWMTRRAKCPVDFAAARDEGLLHISEIASNYQPEIGLTRDDMIEYLTGNISYSIDESMRSGMELYFELAEKNGLIETNRRLEFVY encoded by the coding sequence ATGAACGAGATCGATATGCCTCGGATCGCTGCTTCGAGCTACTCGAATACCGCGCCTCTGGTTTGGAGTTTTTTATACGGCTCTCAGCATGGCAGGGTCGAGCTGATCCTGGACAACGCGCCCGCCCGCTCAGCCGAGCTTCTGAGTCAGGATCGTGTCGATGCTGCACTCGTGCCGGTCATTGCTTCGCAGTTTATTGATGGGGTTCGATTGATTCCGGATGTGTGCGTCGGAGCGGCCAAAAGCGTTCGAAGTGTCTGTATTGCGACCAAAGGCTGCGAATTGGAAGATGTCCGGACGGTTTCGCTTGATGTCTCTTCACGAACCTCTGTTCTGTTGACCAAGATCATTTTCCGCGAGTTCCTCGGATTCGAACCCGAATGGCGGGAAGCTAGACCGAACATCGACGCTATGCTAACCGAATCAGACGCTGCATTGCTGATCGGCGACCCGGCACTCTCGATCGTCGTCGCCGGTCATTCGGGCAAAGGTTCGGACCGCGAAGTGACGATCCGGACGTTCGATCTTGCCGAACTATGGCATCGATACACAGGGAATGGATTTGTTTTTGCTATGTGGATGACACGGAGGGCGAAATGTCCCGTCGATTTTGCCGCTGCGCGGGATGAAGGCTTGCTTCACATTTCAGAGATCGCCTCGAACTACCAGCCTGAGATCGGACTGACGCGAGACGACATGATCGAATACTTGACCGGAAATATTTCTTATTCGATAGACGAGTCAATGCGTTCGGGTATGGAATTGTATTTTGAACTTGCCGAAAAGAACGGACTGATCGAGACGAACCGCCGACTGGAATTTGTCTATTAG
- the mqnC gene encoding dehypoxanthine futalosine cyclase — MSTGIQTILDKALAGERLSAADCTALLESHDFVRIGLAADEIRQRRNPGDVVTYIIDRNINYTNVCNVVCTFCAFYRRPGKPETYVHSIDEICNRIDETIALGGTGVLMQGGLHPDFNIEWYEDLLRTLHAKYPTFQLHCFSPPEIHNISLISKLDYETILRRLKAAGLNSMPGGGGEILDDEVRKRVSTKCNTQEWLDVMRAVHKVGLISTATMMFGIGDKVEHRVRHLERVRQVQDEALANKAVDPDYGEFTAFIPWTFQRENTALGRKITEEPTGIDYLKMLAVSRLFLDNIQHIQASWLTQGIRLGQAALRFGADDMGSIMIEENVVSAAGANNEANERDLRYQIREAGYRPQQRDILYNYIDREDSIDLDSRRSMPLKQLSVAFAD; from the coding sequence ATGAGCACCGGTATCCAAACAATTCTCGATAAGGCTCTTGCGGGTGAACGCCTCTCGGCTGCAGACTGCACAGCGCTGCTTGAATCCCACGATTTTGTCCGCATCGGCCTTGCGGCTGATGAAATTCGTCAGCGAAGGAACCCGGGCGATGTTGTCACCTACATTATCGACCGCAATATAAACTACACAAATGTCTGCAACGTGGTCTGCACGTTCTGCGCATTCTATCGCCGGCCCGGCAAACCGGAAACGTATGTTCATTCGATCGATGAGATCTGCAACCGGATAGATGAAACGATCGCTCTAGGCGGCACCGGCGTTTTGATGCAGGGCGGGCTGCATCCGGATTTCAACATCGAATGGTATGAAGATCTGCTGCGAACGCTCCACGCAAAATACCCGACCTTCCAGCTCCATTGCTTTTCGCCGCCTGAGATCCACAACATTTCACTGATCTCGAAGCTTGATTACGAGACAATACTCCGAAGGCTGAAGGCGGCCGGCCTGAATTCGATGCCCGGCGGCGGCGGCGAGATATTGGACGATGAAGTTCGCAAACGTGTATCGACAAAGTGCAACACCCAGGAATGGCTGGACGTTATGCGGGCCGTTCACAAGGTCGGCCTGATCTCGACGGCGACGATGATGTTCGGCATCGGGGACAAGGTCGAACATCGCGTAAGGCATCTCGAACGCGTCCGGCAGGTTCAGGACGAAGCTCTCGCGAACAAAGCGGTCGATCCAGACTACGGCGAGTTCACAGCGTTCATCCCGTGGACTTTCCAACGTGAGAACACCGCGCTCGGGCGTAAGATCACCGAAGAACCGACCGGCATCGATTACCTCAAAATGCTGGCCGTCTCACGGCTTTTTCTCGACAATATCCAGCACATTCAGGCTTCCTGGCTTACGCAGGGCATACGCCTTGGACAGGCCGCTCTCCGATTCGGGGCCGACGATATGGGCTCGATCATGATAGAGGAAAACGTCGTCTCCGCCGCCGGTGCCAATAACGAAGCCAACGAGCGCGACCTCCGTTACCAGATCCGCGAAGCAGGTTACCGCCCACAGCAGCGAGATATACTCTACAACTATATCGACCGCGAAGACTCCATTGATCTCGACAGCCGCCGGTCGATGCCTTTGAAGCAGTTGAGTGTTGCTTTTGCTGATTGA
- a CDS encoding carboxypeptidase regulatory-like domain-containing protein translates to MKPASILTYSFLLSVICVAVSTDVDAQSCIGLGGSNPTSHSQNFNGLGSSPAPQFTDSANVFVLNPSGPRRYLGKFDNAIADNGGTVNVPGWAIVEEGTNSSSVTGRYAAGNGSGGGANAYSFGSDSDRALGSINDDSMAIVYVGGCFTNTSLGAINSVEIAFSGEMWRRGASGAQTDRLDFEYAVNATNLYSGSYTPADAFDFVTPNTSGGAGARNGNDPAYRTVFPTATLNVTVAPGESLYIRWVDTNIAGADDGLAIDDFAISFFIPSSSPVEIAGRVTDSRLRGVGNVRLELQGPSGETWITITNPFGHYRFTGIPSGETYLVTASGKGLVFAEPSRIIDAGENLDDVDFQTLPDSKRVRF, encoded by the coding sequence ATGAAACCAGCATCCATACTAACGTACTCGTTTTTGCTATCGGTGATCTGCGTTGCAGTCTCGACAGATGTAGATGCTCAGAGTTGCATCGGACTGGGAGGCAGCAACCCGACCTCTCATAGCCAGAATTTCAACGGCCTTGGTTCGAGCCCAGCGCCGCAGTTCACGGATTCGGCGAATGTTTTTGTGCTTAATCCGAGCGGTCCACGAAGATACCTCGGAAAGTTTGACAATGCGATCGCCGATAATGGCGGCACTGTTAATGTACCGGGCTGGGCAATAGTCGAAGAAGGGACAAACAGCAGTTCAGTAACCGGGCGCTACGCCGCCGGAAACGGTTCGGGTGGCGGCGCGAATGCATATAGCTTCGGTTCCGACTCCGATCGAGCACTCGGTTCAATAAATGACGATTCGATGGCCATCGTTTATGTCGGCGGCTGTTTTACAAATACGAGCCTCGGAGCGATCAATTCGGTTGAGATCGCGTTCTCGGGCGAGATGTGGCGTCGCGGAGCTAGCGGGGCGCAAACTGACCGTCTCGATTTTGAATATGCGGTCAACGCGACAAACCTCTATAGCGGATCGTACACACCGGCCGACGCGTTTGATTTCGTTACTCCGAATACCTCAGGAGGCGCCGGTGCCCGCAACGGTAACGACCCTGCATATCGTACGGTCTTTCCAACTGCGACACTTAATGTAACGGTTGCTCCGGGCGAATCGCTTTATATTCGTTGGGTGGACACGAACATTGCCGGTGCCGACGATGGACTTGCGATCGACGACTTTGCCATCTCGTTCTTCATTCCATCTTCATCGCCTGTTGAGATCGCCGGACGTGTAACGGATTCGCGGTTACGAGGGGTGGGTAACGTCCGACTCGAACTGCAAGGCCCAAGCGGCGAGACCTGGATAACCATCACCAACCCATTCGGTCATTATCGATTCACGGGTATACCATCGGGCGAGACTTACCTGGTTACTGCGTCGGGTAAGGGGTTGGTCTTTGCTGAACCAAGCCGCATTATCGATGCCGGCGAGAATCTGGACGACGTTGATTTTCAAACGCTTCCTGATTCAAAAAGAGTTCGGTTTTAG
- a CDS encoding CPBP family intramembrane metalloprotease → MTFSSWVKLLTGFVVVFALFQTLGYFFQSDRGQAGVTIGIAVVSATLVFQILLHHTGLRKSIVGLGLGAPSARGIFASAGVSFLLLSIFPAYSIANGIDLVLSAQWLWSIPGLFFQAGIAEETLFRGYLFGNLREGRTFWRAAILSAIPFAVVHIFLFFTMPFLVAAAAFLLAVVMSFPFAYMFELGGRTIWAPALLHFVVQGAIKLVTMPDDALQSLAIVWMAACAIIPWCVFLIPQRAANVESAL, encoded by the coding sequence ATGACGTTTAGCTCGTGGGTGAAATTGCTAACAGGCTTCGTAGTTGTTTTCGCTCTTTTTCAGACTCTCGGATATTTTTTTCAGAGCGACCGTGGACAGGCTGGTGTAACCATAGGCATCGCGGTTGTTTCGGCCACTTTGGTTTTTCAAATTCTGCTCCACCACACCGGTTTGAGAAAGAGCATCGTTGGCCTCGGTCTTGGTGCCCCGTCCGCTCGGGGAATTTTTGCCTCGGCCGGAGTGAGTTTCCTGCTGCTTAGCATCTTTCCTGCCTATTCGATCGCCAACGGCATAGATCTAGTTTTGTCGGCTCAGTGGCTATGGTCGATTCCCGGCTTGTTCTTCCAGGCCGGAATTGCTGAAGAAACGCTCTTTCGCGGATACCTATTTGGCAACTTGCGCGAAGGGCGAACATTCTGGCGAGCGGCGATCCTATCGGCGATCCCGTTCGCGGTTGTTCACATTTTTCTCTTCTTCACAATGCCTTTCCTGGTCGCGGCGGCTGCGTTTCTGCTTGCGGTAGTGATGTCATTTCCGTTTGCCTATATGTTTGAACTGGGTGGACGAACGATCTGGGCCCCGGCGCTGCTTCACTTCGTCGTCCAGGGGGCGATCAAGCTTGTGACCATGCCTGACGATGCCTTGCAAAGCCTGGCGATCGTTTGGATGGCGGCTTGTGCGATCATACCGTGGTGCGTTTTTCTCATTCCGCAACGGGCCGCAAACGTCGAGTCGGCATTATGA
- a CDS encoding fatty acid desaturase, which produces MQSILTIKRVRETINWKNVAMVSFFHLLAIPVVFTFSWQNAAALLIGNWIVGSLGVGLGWHRLLTHRSFRAPKWLEYTLSILATMSMQDSPEKWIATHRMHHKFVDTDSDPHSARSGFWWPQIGWVVWGKAQDHDEPTLKRYIPDLLKDPIHVLISRFYLVPIVISAVVLFAIGGWTMVVWGVFGRVVLGWHTTWFVNSLSHLYGQRPHETGDLSTNNWFVAILTFGEGWHNNHHMAPNSARHGLEWYQFDMNWIAIRIFEKLGWATNIRVFEAPKAPVELKQAA; this is translated from the coding sequence ATGCAAAGCATCCTCACAATCAAACGGGTCCGCGAGACGATCAATTGGAAGAACGTAGCGATGGTCTCATTCTTCCATCTTTTGGCGATTCCCGTGGTCTTTACCTTCAGCTGGCAAAATGCGGCGGCGTTGCTGATAGGTAACTGGATCGTCGGAAGTCTCGGCGTCGGGCTCGGCTGGCATCGCCTGTTGACACATCGCAGTTTCAGAGCTCCGAAATGGCTTGAATACACACTGTCGATCCTGGCAACGATGTCAATGCAGGATTCGCCTGAAAAGTGGATCGCCACGCACAGAATGCACCATAAGTTCGTCGATACCGATAGCGATCCGCATTCAGCACGTTCCGGTTTCTGGTGGCCGCAGATCGGCTGGGTAGTGTGGGGCAAGGCGCAGGACCACGACGAACCTACGTTGAAGCGATATATTCCCGATCTTCTCAAAGACCCGATCCATGTCCTGATCTCCCGGTTCTATCTGGTTCCGATCGTGATATCTGCAGTTGTTCTGTTCGCGATCGGCGGCTGGACAATGGTCGTTTGGGGTGTTTTCGGACGTGTGGTCTTAGGGTGGCACACCACGTGGTTCGTCAATTCGCTATCGCACCTATACGGCCAGCGTCCGCATGAGACCGGCGATCTTTCGACCAACAATTGGTTCGTCGCGATCCTCACCTTTGGTGAAGGCTGGCACAACAATCATCATATGGCGCCAAATTCGGCCCGCCACGGGTTGGAATGGTATCAATTTGATATGAACTGGATAGCGATCCGGATATTTGAAAAGTTAGGCTGGGCAACGAACATCCGCGTGTTCGAAGCCCCGAAAGCGCCTGTGGAATTGAAACAGGCGGCATAA
- a CDS encoding cyclase family protein: MRIYDITVPISNGVPIYDGDSEARVESFAALERGDSANVSKMCFGVHTATHVDAPNHFIEGTRTVDELDLEKLMGPCRVIEVPDEVMLIEPENIGELDGVERVLFKTRNSAFWSTPEAGFRTDFTAISQATADKLAETGIKLVGIDYLSIEAFGSTGHPVHLALLEREVVILEGVDLREVPSGDYDIICMPLKYIGGTGDGSPARTVLIQR; this comes from the coding sequence ATGAGGATATACGATATTACGGTACCGATCAGCAATGGTGTGCCGATCTACGATGGTGATTCCGAAGCTCGGGTCGAGTCGTTTGCCGCACTTGAACGTGGTGATTCAGCGAACGTCTCAAAAATGTGTTTTGGCGTCCATACAGCAACACACGTCGACGCTCCGAACCACTTTATTGAAGGTACAAGAACGGTCGACGAGCTCGACCTTGAAAAACTGATGGGGCCGTGCCGGGTGATCGAGGTTCCCGACGAAGTTATGCTGATCGAGCCTGAGAATATCGGTGAACTCGACGGCGTGGAGCGTGTGCTCTTTAAGACCCGAAACTCCGCATTCTGGAGCACGCCTGAGGCCGGCTTCAGGACGGACTTCACCGCAATATCGCAAGCGACCGCTGACAAATTGGCTGAAACGGGCATCAAACTCGTCGGCATCGACTACCTATCGATCGAAGCCTTTGGCTCGACGGGGCATCCGGTTCACCTTGCGTTGCTTGAGCGCGAGGTCGTTATTCTCGAGGGTGTCGATCTGCGTGAAGTTCCGTCAGGCGACTACGATATTATTTGCATGCCGCTAAAATACATCGGCGGTACAGGCGACGGCTCACCGGCTCGGACCGTACTGATACAACGATGA
- a CDS encoding DUF1905 domain-containing protein, with the protein MPKAPKTVKFKAILTKPAAESGWHFIPVEPKFGSRFEKKDGSRRVVCTINGAETFQCALIPMGEIFAIIVNKAKRDKLRISAGDKVSVELTVDKSKYGLPMPEELQEVLNQDVEGDKLFHSLTAGKKRSMLYFIGKIKDVDKRIHAALTFIEHIKKNDGKIEYESLNNELKRPIF; encoded by the coding sequence ATGCCAAAAGCCCCGAAAACAGTCAAATTCAAAGCTATTCTAACTAAGCCGGCGGCCGAATCGGGCTGGCATTTCATCCCGGTCGAACCGAAGTTCGGGAGTCGGTTTGAAAAGAAAGATGGGTCGCGGCGTGTGGTCTGCACGATTAACGGGGCAGAGACGTTTCAATGCGCGCTCATCCCCATGGGCGAGATCTTTGCCATCATCGTCAACAAGGCGAAACGAGACAAACTAAGGATCTCGGCCGGCGACAAAGTCTCGGTCGAACTCACGGTTGACAAAAGCAAGTACGGCCTGCCGATGCCGGAAGAACTGCAGGAGGTCCTGAATCAGGACGTCGAGGGCGACAAGCTGTTTCATTCACTCACGGCGGGCAAAAAGAGATCGATGCTTTACTTCATCGGTAAGATAAAAGACGTCGACAAACGCATCCACGCAGCCCTCACTTTCATCGAGCATATCAAGAAGAACGATGGAAAGATCGAATATGAATCCCTCAATAATGAGCTGAAGCGGCCGATCTTCTGA
- a CDS encoding MGMT family protein, translating to MNVSDETYKERVYKLVRQIPPGRVMTYGQIAAILGEGYTPRTVGYVMHATDSEGVPWQRVINSQGKCSTGRLTIPLNLQQEMLEQEGVEFDSKGRCDLKRFTWYPDGSGPDDDRQPSLLTW from the coding sequence ATGAATGTAAGCGACGAGACCTATAAAGAAAGGGTTTACAAACTCGTCCGTCAGATACCTCCGGGACGAGTAATGACCTATGGACAGATCGCTGCAATACTCGGCGAGGGCTATACACCCCGAACGGTCGGATATGTAATGCACGCAACGGACAGCGAAGGCGTTCCCTGGCAGCGTGTCATCAATTCGCAGGGAAAATGCTCGACCGGACGGCTTACGATCCCATTGAATCTTCAGCAGGAGATGCTTGAGCAGGAGGGCGTCGAATTTGATTCGAAAGGACGATGCGACCTAAAGAGGTTCACGTGGTATCCAGACGGATCAGGTCCTGACGACGATCGACAACCAAGCCTGCTCACATGGTAA